From a region of the uncultured Draconibacterium sp. genome:
- the pepT gene encoding peptidase T: MEKVVERFINYAKQYTTSDPKSKTYPSTDRQLVFMKKLVEELKAIGLSEVEMDKYGYVTATIPAKGVSDCPVVGFISHVDTSPDFSGESVDPQIIEKYDGCTVYLKNKVCIDPKQFPEILNYKGQDIITADGTTLLGADDKAGVAEIVTAAEQLLNSPDLKHGKIRIAFTPDEEIGKGTDYFDVKKFGADFAYTLDGGEIGELEFENFNAAGANIKIKGLSVHPGSAKDKMINALLVAHKLIAMLPPTQRPEHTEKYEGFFHLLSMNGGVEEAELEYIIRDHDKTKFEDKKRLLTNVVKLINSEYDKDIVELKMEDQYYNMREKVEPVKYIIDIAEKAMIEAGVEPKIKAIRGGTDGARLSYDGLPCPNIFAGGHNFHGPFEFVPIPSMLKSVEVILNIAQAVGKVKK; encoded by the coding sequence GGAAAAAGTAGTAGAACGATTTATCAATTACGCAAAACAATACACCACTTCCGATCCAAAAAGTAAAACGTACCCAAGTACCGACCGTCAACTGGTTTTTATGAAAAAACTGGTTGAAGAATTAAAGGCGATTGGATTGAGCGAGGTGGAAATGGACAAATACGGTTATGTAACAGCAACCATTCCGGCAAAGGGCGTTAGCGACTGCCCGGTGGTTGGTTTTATATCTCACGTTGATACCAGTCCTGATTTTTCGGGCGAAAGTGTTGATCCACAGATAATCGAGAAGTACGATGGCTGCACTGTTTATTTAAAAAACAAAGTTTGTATTGATCCAAAACAGTTTCCTGAAATATTAAACTACAAAGGACAGGATATTATTACCGCCGACGGAACAACGCTGTTGGGTGCCGACGATAAAGCAGGGGTTGCCGAAATTGTTACGGCTGCCGAGCAGCTGTTAAATTCGCCGGATTTAAAGCACGGAAAGATCCGCATTGCTTTTACGCCCGATGAGGAGATTGGTAAAGGAACCGACTATTTTGATGTGAAGAAATTTGGTGCCGATTTTGCTTACACACTTGATGGTGGTGAAATTGGAGAGTTAGAATTCGAGAATTTTAATGCGGCTGGAGCGAATATTAAAATAAAAGGTCTTAGCGTGCATCCCGGATCGGCGAAAGACAAAATGATTAACGCCCTACTGGTAGCACATAAATTGATTGCCATGCTACCTCCGACACAGCGTCCGGAACATACCGAGAAATACGAAGGTTTTTTCCACCTGTTATCGATGAATGGTGGCGTTGAAGAAGCGGAACTGGAATATATTATCCGCGATCATGACAAAACTAAATTCGAGGACAAAAAAAGATTATTAACCAACGTTGTTAAGTTGATTAATTCGGAATACGACAAAGATATTGTGGAACTGAAGATGGAAGATCAGTACTACAACATGCGCGAAAAAGTGGAACCCGTGAAATACATTATTGATATTGCCGAAAAGGCAATGATTGAGGCCGGTGTGGAGCCCAAAATAAAAGCTATTCGCGGTGGTACCGATGGCGCACGTCTTTCATATGATGGACTGCCTTGCCCGAATATCTTTGCCGGTGGACATAATTTTCATGGGCCGTTTGAGTTTGTGCCAATTCCTTCAATGCTAAAATCAGTTGAGGTAATACTAAACATTGCGCAGGCGGTAGGAAAAGTGAAAAAGTAG